One uncultured Hyphomonas sp. genomic region harbors:
- a CDS encoding MFS transporter, whose amino-acid sequence MSDTQVVGPAPAVPESETERADGGPLGIKGLAWAVFEGARNPYYNLIVIYVFAPYFAKELAGGGEHGLSLSGLTVTLAGIATALTAPFLGVIADKAGRRKPPIAFFMTLMFICSFSLWWARPDGPLTMWPTMAVLAVAYCCYGYSEVLHNAMLPNAGRPSALPYISGLGLSMGNILSVGILIFFLFGLLLPGTGLPFAPAKQVIQLDRETFAPERFAGPFVAVWMAVLLIPFFLFMPDGIKGGRSMTWKQAAADVFRGEDRHSGRAQSPFQRAKVLLGYLKGLFKDHPQTMRFLVARTIYADAMSALLTLGAVYAGTFLGWSGVEILFFGITGVLFGAVGGFVGGFLDRLLGPKLALVWEISALVILLLAQLSITPDALFFGLMPANTPIWDSPFFSTLSDITYFLFVIPVAIAVVASISSSRYMLVHIAPRERIGEFFGLYAIAGTVTVWMGPGIVSLLTWLTGNQRIGMGGIGFMFLAGLIILWKVHAPKRGFDS is encoded by the coding sequence ATGAGCGATACGCAGGTTGTCGGACCAGCGCCTGCCGTCCCCGAATCCGAAACGGAGCGCGCTGACGGCGGACCGTTGGGGATCAAGGGATTGGCTTGGGCAGTCTTCGAGGGGGCACGCAATCCATACTATAACCTGATCGTCATTTATGTTTTTGCCCCTTATTTCGCGAAAGAATTGGCCGGAGGCGGGGAGCATGGCCTCAGCCTCTCCGGCCTGACGGTGACACTTGCAGGCATTGCGACTGCGCTGACGGCGCCGTTCCTGGGGGTCATCGCCGACAAGGCCGGTCGGCGGAAGCCACCGATTGCCTTCTTCATGACGCTCATGTTCATTTGTTCATTCAGCTTGTGGTGGGCCCGCCCGGACGGGCCATTGACCATGTGGCCAACCATGGCGGTCCTGGCGGTGGCTTATTGCTGCTATGGCTATTCCGAAGTGCTGCACAACGCGATGCTGCCGAATGCCGGCCGGCCAAGTGCCTTGCCCTATATTTCCGGTCTAGGCCTTTCGATGGGCAACATCCTGAGTGTCGGGATACTTATATTCTTCCTGTTCGGCCTGCTGCTCCCTGGAACGGGGCTGCCTTTTGCGCCGGCCAAGCAGGTGATCCAGCTGGACCGGGAGACGTTCGCGCCCGAGCGGTTCGCCGGGCCATTTGTTGCCGTCTGGATGGCCGTGCTGCTGATTCCGTTCTTCCTCTTCATGCCGGATGGCATCAAGGGCGGCCGGAGCATGACGTGGAAACAGGCTGCGGCCGACGTCTTCCGCGGTGAAGACCGTCATTCGGGCAGGGCGCAGAGCCCGTTCCAGCGTGCGAAAGTGCTGCTGGGTTACCTGAAGGGGCTCTTCAAGGATCACCCGCAAACCATGCGCTTTCTCGTCGCGCGCACGATTTACGCCGATGCGATGTCTGCGCTCCTGACACTCGGCGCCGTCTATGCCGGAACCTTCCTGGGGTGGAGCGGGGTGGAGATCCTGTTCTTCGGCATCACGGGCGTCCTGTTCGGGGCGGTCGGCGGTTTTGTGGGCGGCTTCCTGGACCGCCTGCTCGGGCCGAAGCTCGCACTGGTTTGGGAGATTTCGGCGCTTGTGATCCTGCTGCTTGCGCAGCTTTCGATTACGCCTGATGCGCTGTTCTTCGGCCTGATGCCTGCCAATACACCGATCTGGGACAGCCCCTTCTTCAGCACCCTATCCGATATCACCTACTTCCTGTTCGTGATCCCGGTCGCGATCGCTGTGGTCGCGTCGATTTCGTCCAGCCGATACATGCTGGTGCACATCGCGCCGCGTGAACGGATCGGGGAATTCTTTGGCCTGTATGCCATTGCCGGCACGGTGACCGTCTGGATGGGCCCCGGTATTGTGAGCCTGCTCACATGGCTGACGGGTAATCAGCGGATCGGGATGGGTGGCATCGGTTTCATGTTCCTCGCCGGATTGATCATTCTCTGGAAAGTTCACGCGCCGAAGCGCGGCTTTGACTCGTAG
- the murC gene encoding UDP-N-acetylmuramate--L-alanine ligase — protein sequence MASPTPFDLGPAHIVGIGGIGMSGIADVMITMGYDVQGSDIKDSDNIERLRQRGAKVFIGHKAENVKGAGTVIISSAIKGDNPEVAAARAAGIPVVRRANMLAEITRLKYTVCVAGTHGKTTTTSMVAALLDGSGIDPTVINGGIIHAYGSNYKAGESDWMVVESDESDGTFAKLHPTCAIVTNIDPEHMDHYGSMEKLREAFDIFVENLPFYGFAVLCTDHPEVQALAARVTDRRRITYGFNRQADIRAINLQTDLAGAHFDVALRRPGSAMPRLIEGLTLPMAGEHNVQNALAAIAVALELGATDEQIRNALISFGGVKRRFTAVGEWAPEAGKAPVRIIDDYGHHPVEITAVLKAARAMQGQGQIIAVCQPHRYTRLRDLFEEFSRCFDQADEVLVAPVYEAGESPIEGYDADALVASIRRHGHRAVSRLSSLDSLPEVIRAHAQPGAMVVCLGAGDITRYAGDLVSKLETAG from the coding sequence ATGGCTTCCCCCACACCTTTTGATCTTGGCCCGGCCCATATTGTCGGGATTGGCGGCATCGGCATGTCCGGTATTGCCGATGTGATGATCACGATGGGCTATGATGTGCAGGGCTCCGACATCAAGGATTCCGACAATATCGAGCGCCTGCGCCAGCGCGGCGCGAAAGTGTTCATCGGGCACAAGGCCGAGAACGTCAAAGGCGCCGGAACGGTGATCATTTCCTCCGCCATCAAGGGAGACAATCCGGAAGTCGCTGCCGCCCGCGCGGCCGGCATCCCGGTGGTGCGCCGCGCGAACATGCTGGCCGAGATCACGCGTCTCAAATACACGGTCTGCGTGGCAGGCACCCATGGCAAGACGACGACGACCTCCATGGTCGCGGCCCTGCTGGACGGGTCGGGGATCGACCCGACCGTCATCAATGGCGGCATCATTCATGCCTATGGCTCGAACTACAAGGCGGGCGAAAGCGACTGGATGGTCGTGGAAAGCGATGAGAGCGACGGCACATTTGCCAAGCTCCACCCGACTTGCGCCATCGTTACCAATATCGACCCCGAGCACATGGACCATTACGGTTCCATGGAGAAGCTGCGCGAAGCCTTCGACATCTTCGTCGAGAACCTGCCGTTCTATGGTTTTGCCGTTCTGTGTACCGATCACCCGGAAGTGCAGGCGCTGGCCGCCCGCGTCACCGACCGGCGCCGCATCACCTACGGCTTCAACCGTCAGGCCGACATTCGCGCCATCAACCTGCAGACAGACCTTGCCGGGGCGCATTTCGACGTCGCCCTGCGCCGGCCGGGATCAGCCATGCCGCGCCTGATCGAGGGGCTTACCCTGCCCATGGCGGGGGAACACAATGTCCAGAATGCCCTGGCGGCTATCGCCGTGGCGCTAGAACTTGGCGCGACGGACGAGCAGATCCGGAACGCCCTGATCAGTTTCGGCGGTGTGAAGCGGCGCTTCACCGCTGTCGGGGAGTGGGCCCCGGAGGCAGGCAAGGCACCGGTCCGGATCATTGATGACTATGGCCATCACCCGGTGGAAATCACCGCCGTGCTGAAGGCTGCCCGGGCCATGCAGGGGCAGGGGCAGATCATCGCCGTCTGCCAGCCGCATCGCTACACGCGCCTGCGGGACCTGTTCGAGGAATTCTCACGATGTTTCGACCAGGCCGATGAAGTTCTGGTCGCGCCCGTCTATGAGGCAGGGGAGAGCCCCATTGAGGGATATGATGCGGATGCGCTTGTCGCCTCCATCCGTCGGCACGGGCATCGCGCCGTCTCGCGGCTAAGCTCCCTCGACAGCCTGCCGGAGGTCATCCGGGCGCATGCGCAGCCGGGCGCCATGGTCGTCTGCCTTGGGGCAGGAGACATCACCCGCTATGCCGGAGACCTGGTTTCAAAGCTCGAGACAGCAGGCTGA
- the murG gene encoding undecaprenyldiphospho-muramoylpentapeptide beta-N-acetylglucosaminyltransferase, giving the protein MANETKEKPDGKLVIIAAGGTGGHMFPARAFADEMRKRGWRVGLISDSRGLHYASDFPAEWKEEVFAASPNFRKPWTLPGAFLKIQAGIRMAERIMKEKQPALVAGFGGYPAFPALAAAKARKVPILIHEQNSVLGRVNRNMAPNASVIASGFDRLDRLPKGKPHKAVGNPVRAPILAVRDQPYPPTDGKLTILVTGGSQGSQIIGESVPLAIANHIPAPLRARLKVIQQVRAEQLDKVKDIYDKVMVEAELAPFFSDMPEKLAAAHLVIARSGAGTVSELAAVGRPSILIPLAIAMDDHQAANAEALTDVGAADMILEANLYPALLGELIAARLSNADELKQRAEAAKNSAKVNAAGDLADLAEAVALH; this is encoded by the coding sequence ATGGCTAACGAGACGAAAGAAAAACCGGACGGAAAACTGGTCATCATCGCAGCGGGCGGCACCGGCGGGCACATGTTCCCGGCGCGGGCCTTTGCCGATGAAATGCGCAAGCGCGGCTGGCGTGTCGGCCTGATCTCGGACAGCCGCGGCCTTCACTATGCCAGCGATTTTCCGGCGGAATGGAAAGAGGAAGTGTTCGCCGCCTCCCCGAATTTCCGCAAGCCGTGGACCCTGCCGGGCGCTTTCCTGAAAATCCAGGCCGGTATCAGGATGGCCGAGCGGATCATGAAGGAGAAACAGCCAGCGCTGGTCGCGGGCTTTGGCGGGTATCCGGCCTTTCCGGCGCTTGCCGCAGCGAAGGCGCGCAAAGTACCGATCCTGATCCATGAACAGAATTCCGTCCTTGGCCGGGTGAACCGCAACATGGCGCCGAATGCCAGTGTGATCGCCAGCGGCTTCGACCGGCTGGACCGTCTGCCGAAAGGCAAGCCGCACAAGGCCGTCGGCAATCCGGTCCGCGCGCCGATCCTGGCCGTGCGGGACCAGCCGTATCCGCCTACGGACGGCAAGCTGACCATTCTCGTCACCGGCGGCAGCCAGGGTTCCCAGATCATCGGCGAGAGTGTTCCGCTGGCCATCGCCAACCATATTCCGGCACCATTGCGGGCTCGCCTGAAAGTGATCCAGCAGGTGCGGGCAGAGCAGCTGGACAAGGTGAAAGACATCTACGACAAGGTCATGGTCGAGGCGGAGCTTGCGCCCTTCTTTTCTGACATGCCGGAGAAGCTTGCCGCCGCGCATCTTGTCATCGCGCGGAGTGGGGCCGGGACGGTCAGCGAGCTCGCCGCCGTTGGCCGGCCATCCATTCTCATCCCGCTGGCTATCGCCATGGACGACCACCAGGCCGCCAATGCTGAAGCGCTGACGGATGTGGGCGCGGCCGACATGATCCTTGAGGCAAACCTTTATCCTGCCCTGCTCGGGGAGTTGATCGCCGCACGCCTGTCCAATGCGGATGAACTAAAGCAACGCGCCGAAGCGGCGAAGAACTCAGCCAAGGTGAATGCAGCAGGCGATCTTGCCGACCTCGCAGAAGCCGTCGCCCTGCACTGA
- a CDS encoding putative peptidoglycan glycosyltransferase FtsW produces the protein MSYTATAPFLARSDTSWFMEWRRTVDWGLLAGAFFLMAIGLLMSLAAGPSAAARIGYDNPYFFPMRQSMFAAAGVILLLGTSMLDRAWARRFAAVLLLGCIGLMVYILVGGGHEAKGAHRWIRIAGFSLQPSEVAKPALIVMSGWLLAQRELYPNRIWEVVAFIFFAVTVGLFLLQPDVGQSFLLTAAFIVTFFVSGLPWRWGAAFAGGGVALGGLLYALLPHVRDRLRGFANVQHGDHSQIDRAAEAIGRGGLFGVGPGEGLVKAHLPDAHTDFIFAVMAEEFGLVAAIVLLAAFALMILRGFRASARVEDGYARAASAGLFTLFGLQAAINLAVNLALIPPKGMTLPFVSYGGSSMLGTALTLGLALALVRGQGTRTRGRYG, from the coding sequence TTGAGCTATACAGCCACAGCGCCATTTCTTGCCCGGTCGGATACGTCCTGGTTCATGGAGTGGCGGCGCACAGTCGATTGGGGCCTCCTGGCGGGGGCGTTCTTCCTGATGGCAATCGGCCTTCTGATGTCGCTGGCGGCTGGCCCGAGTGCAGCGGCGCGCATCGGCTACGACAATCCCTATTTCTTCCCGATGCGCCAATCGATGTTTGCGGCGGCGGGCGTGATCCTGCTGCTGGGCACCAGCATGCTGGACCGGGCCTGGGCCCGGCGCTTTGCGGCGGTGCTGCTGCTGGGCTGTATCGGATTGATGGTCTACATCCTCGTCGGCGGCGGACACGAGGCGAAAGGCGCGCATCGCTGGATCCGGATCGCAGGCTTCTCGCTGCAGCCGTCCGAAGTGGCCAAGCCCGCTCTGATCGTGATGTCCGGCTGGCTGCTGGCACAGCGCGAACTTTATCCGAACCGGATATGGGAAGTCGTCGCGTTCATCTTCTTCGCAGTCACGGTGGGCCTGTTCCTGCTGCAGCCGGATGTCGGTCAGTCCTTCCTGCTGACGGCGGCCTTTATCGTCACCTTCTTTGTCAGCGGCCTGCCCTGGCGCTGGGGGGCGGCCTTTGCCGGGGGCGGTGTTGCGCTCGGCGGCCTGCTCTATGCCCTCCTGCCACACGTGCGTGACCGGCTGCGGGGCTTTGCCAATGTCCAACATGGCGACCATTCCCAGATTGACCGCGCGGCCGAAGCGATCGGCCGCGGCGGCCTGTTCGGCGTCGGCCCGGGGGAGGGACTGGTCAAGGCGCACCTGCCTGATGCGCATACGGATTTTATCTTCGCCGTCATGGCGGAGGAGTTCGGCCTCGTCGCCGCGATCGTTCTGCTGGCGGCCTTCGCGCTGATGATCCTGCGCGGCTTCCGGGCCTCGGCCCGGGTGGAAGATGGCTATGCCCGCGCAGCAAGTGCCGGACTTTTCACGCTTTTCGGTCTTCAGGCTGCCATAAATCTGGCGGTAAATCTGGCCCTGATCCCGCCGAAAGGGATGACACTGCCATTTGTCTCCTATGGTGGCTCGTCCATGCTCGGCACGGCATTGACTCTGGGCCTTGCGCTGGCACTTGTGCGCGGACAAGGTACGCGCACAAGGGGCCGGTATGGCTAA
- the murD gene encoding UDP-N-acetylmuramoyl-L-alanine--D-glutamate ligase yields MIPITEYAGRDVAVFGLGRTGLSAAKALKAGGARVHAWDDNEDTRRQAEAAGLTLSDINKRDWQTFAALVLSPGIPYKFPQPHRIVRMAEMTGVPVVGDMELFARAVQSLPERGRPKIIGITGTNGKSTTTALIGHILKQAGRDARIGGNIGTGVLDLAALHANAIYVLELSSYQLDLVKSLHCNVAVLLNISPDHLERHGGMEGYQAAKMRIFQNQTERDTAVVGFDDVITQSIAIGLAARGPARVVQASSSYALGRGVSAVDGRLYDSNSGNAAFVGNLAECAALPGRHNHQNAAAAYAACRALGLDPQTIMEGLRTFPGLAHRMERVGEIEGVRFINDSKATNAQAAEQALKSYDNIYWIAGGVPKSDGIGPLTPYFPRINKAYLIGEAEEAFTAALKGKVPTQGCGTLENAVKAAFRDAKNSGIDNPVILLSPACASFDQFRDFEHRGDAFRSIVEAMMPTELRELA; encoded by the coding sequence ATGATCCCGATCACGGAATACGCAGGAAGGGATGTTGCGGTGTTCGGCCTTGGCCGCACCGGCCTTTCCGCTGCCAAGGCCCTGAAGGCCGGCGGCGCGCGTGTTCATGCGTGGGACGATAATGAAGACACCCGCCGCCAGGCGGAGGCCGCGGGCCTGACCCTGTCCGACATCAACAAGCGCGACTGGCAGACTTTCGCCGCGCTGGTCCTGTCGCCGGGCATTCCCTACAAATTCCCGCAGCCGCACCGCATCGTTCGCATGGCCGAGATGACCGGCGTGCCCGTCGTCGGCGACATGGAGCTGTTCGCCCGCGCCGTGCAGAGCCTGCCGGAGCGCGGACGCCCGAAAATTATCGGCATCACCGGCACGAACGGCAAGTCGACAACGACTGCCCTCATCGGGCACATCCTGAAACAGGCGGGCCGCGATGCGAGGATCGGCGGGAATATCGGAACCGGCGTGCTGGACCTTGCCGCCCTGCATGCCAATGCGATCTATGTGCTGGAACTGAGCTCCTACCAGCTCGACCTGGTGAAGAGCTTGCATTGCAATGTGGCCGTTCTGCTGAATATCAGCCCGGACCATCTGGAGCGCCATGGCGGCATGGAAGGCTATCAGGCCGCCAAGATGCGGATCTTCCAGAACCAGACCGAGCGTGACACCGCTGTCGTCGGGTTCGATGATGTGATCACCCAGTCCATTGCCATCGGCCTTGCGGCGCGCGGGCCAGCACGTGTGGTTCAGGCCTCGTCCAGCTACGCGCTGGGCCGCGGTGTAAGTGCCGTAGACGGACGGCTCTACGATTCCAACAGCGGGAATGCCGCCTTCGTCGGAAACCTCGCGGAGTGTGCCGCGCTGCCGGGCAGGCACAATCATCAGAACGCCGCCGCCGCCTATGCCGCCTGCCGCGCGCTGGGCCTCGACCCGCAGACCATCATGGAAGGCCTCAGAACGTTCCCGGGCCTGGCGCACCGCATGGAGCGCGTGGGCGAGATTGAAGGCGTGCGCTTCATCAACGACTCTAAGGCCACAAATGCGCAGGCTGCAGAGCAGGCGCTGAAATCTTACGACAACATTTACTGGATCGCCGGCGGCGTGCCGAAATCCGATGGCATCGGTCCGCTCACACCTTACTTCCCGCGCATCAACAAGGCCTATCTGATCGGCGAGGCGGAGGAAGCCTTCACCGCCGCGCTGAAGGGCAAGGTGCCGACGCAGGGCTGCGGAACCCTGGAAAATGCCGTGAAGGCTGCTTTCCGCGATGCCAAAAACTCTGGAATCGACAATCCGGTCATTCTTCTTTCACCAGCCTGTGCGAGCTTCGACCAGTTCCGCGATTTTGAGCACCGGGGCGATGCGTTCCGGTCGATCGTGGAGGCGATGATGCCCACAGAGCTGAGGGAACTGGCTTGA
- the mraY gene encoding phospho-N-acetylmuramoyl-pentapeptide-transferase, with translation MLYEWLAADSGILNVLNYITFRTGAAVVTAFLVTVVFGDAIINFLRARQGKGQPIRDLSLEQQLEKRGTPTMGGFLIWLGLVVGVLLWANLHNPYIWVTLFVTVSYALLGFLDDYAKVTKQTDAGVSAKVRLLAGFGIAALACAFIMGLHGAHTPAGHAEWGALNGLAEQIAAFAPQTSVTPADPDFSGGVAVPFVNNYFLPLGMFFILFGMIVIVGSANAVNFTDGLDGLAIVPMMFAAASYAMIAYLTGNFVFAEYLGIQFAPGAGELAVLLGAMMGAGMGFLWYNAYPAKVFMGDTGSLGLGGMLGVVAVATKHEFALVVIGGLFVIEALSVIMQVSWFKLTRRLTGEGKRIFLMAPLHHHFQKKNWPETRVVVRFWILSVLFALAGLATLKLR, from the coding sequence ATGCTGTACGAATGGCTCGCCGCTGACAGCGGCATCCTGAACGTTCTCAACTACATCACCTTCCGCACAGGCGCGGCCGTCGTTACGGCATTCCTGGTGACGGTGGTGTTCGGGGACGCCATCATCAATTTCCTGCGCGCCCGCCAGGGCAAGGGCCAGCCGATCCGCGACCTGTCGCTGGAGCAGCAGCTGGAAAAGCGCGGTACACCAACCATGGGCGGATTCCTGATCTGGCTCGGCCTGGTGGTCGGGGTCCTGCTCTGGGCGAACCTGCACAATCCCTACATCTGGGTCACCCTGTTCGTGACCGTGTCCTACGCCCTCCTCGGTTTCCTGGACGATTACGCCAAAGTGACGAAGCAGACCGATGCCGGCGTTTCCGCCAAGGTGCGCCTGCTGGCAGGTTTCGGCATCGCCGCACTGGCCTGTGCGTTCATCATGGGCCTGCACGGCGCGCACACGCCGGCAGGCCATGCCGAATGGGGCGCGCTGAACGGGCTGGCCGAGCAGATCGCCGCCTTTGCGCCGCAGACCAGCGTCACGCCTGCCGATCCGGATTTCTCGGGCGGCGTCGCCGTACCGTTCGTCAACAATTACTTCCTGCCGCTCGGCATGTTCTTCATCCTGTTCGGCATGATCGTCATCGTCGGCAGCGCCAATGCGGTGAACTTCACCGATGGCCTGGACGGCCTCGCCATCGTGCCGATGATGTTCGCGGCCGCATCCTATGCGATGATCGCCTACCTCACTGGTAACTTCGTTTTCGCCGAATATCTCGGCATCCAGTTCGCACCGGGGGCAGGGGAGCTCGCCGTGCTGCTCGGCGCCATGATGGGCGCAGGCATGGGCTTCCTTTGGTACAATGCCTATCCGGCCAAGGTCTTCATGGGCGACACCGGCTCGCTCGGCCTCGGCGGCATGCTGGGCGTTGTCGCTGTGGCGACCAAGCACGAGTTCGCGCTGGTCGTGATCGGCGGCCTGTTCGTGATCGAGGCGCTGTCCGTGATCATGCAGGTCAGCTGGTTCAAGCTGACCCGGCGCCTGACCGGCGAAGGCAAGCGCATCTTCCTGATGGCGCCACTGCACCATCATTTCCAGAAGAAGAACTGGCCGGAGACCCGCGTCGTTGTCCGTTTCTGGATCCTGTCCGTCCTGTTCGCCCTTGCGGGCCTTGCAACCCTGAAGCTGAGGTGA
- the murF gene encoding UDP-N-acetylmuramoyl-tripeptide--D-alanyl-D-alanine ligase: protein MTKPLWTSDDITLATGGVATAPFTVTGTVSIDTRSLEPGDLFVALKDQRDGHDFVEAAFKAGAAGALVSRKKGDGPQVVAEDTLTALEQLGVAARARCGAHRTAITGSAGKTSVKEMLARIYRALGPAHWSTKSFNNHWGVPLTLARMPEDTERAVFEIGMSTPGEIAPRSRMVRPHTGLITCIAGAHLEGLGSLEAIAREKADIFAGLEAGGTFILPSDDTFFEYLADRARDLCPTGNLETFGHAKDATARIVGYETDGVTSHVQVDVVGKPVLVTLNAVGEHWAMNVAAALLAATQSGAAVADCAEALSGYAPPPGRGTAERLALPGGGSFTLIDDAYNANPGSMRAALSSLKQRGAGRRLVALGEMLEIGERSDAEHAGLAEAVVATGAEGVFLAGDNMTHLAEALPSDLQQVWAPRADELFNALENALRDGDVVLIKGSNASGMGRLADRLRQWSAAADMGKMVSGTEGAAGVS, encoded by the coding sequence ATGACAAAGCCTCTCTGGACCTCTGACGACATCACCCTTGCCACCGGCGGTGTGGCGACCGCGCCGTTCACGGTGACCGGGACGGTGTCGATCGACACGCGGTCGCTGGAACCGGGTGACCTGTTCGTTGCGCTGAAAGACCAGCGCGATGGCCATGACTTCGTTGAGGCGGCCTTCAAGGCGGGCGCTGCCGGGGCGCTTGTCTCCCGCAAGAAAGGCGATGGTCCGCAAGTTGTCGCCGAAGATACGCTGACCGCGCTGGAACAGCTCGGCGTTGCTGCCCGCGCGCGTTGCGGCGCACACCGCACCGCCATCACCGGTTCGGCCGGAAAGACCAGCGTCAAGGAAATGCTGGCGCGCATCTATCGCGCGCTCGGCCCGGCGCACTGGAGCACGAAGAGTTTCAACAATCACTGGGGCGTACCGCTGACGCTGGCCCGCATGCCGGAAGACACCGAGCGGGCCGTGTTCGAGATCGGCATGTCGACGCCGGGCGAGATTGCCCCGCGCAGCCGTATGGTCCGCCCGCATACGGGGCTTATCACCTGTATCGCCGGGGCGCACCTCGAAGGTCTCGGCAGCCTGGAAGCCATCGCACGCGAGAAAGCCGATATTTTTGCGGGTCTTGAGGCAGGCGGCACCTTCATCCTGCCATCCGACGACACATTCTTTGAATATCTGGCAGACCGGGCGCGGGACCTCTGCCCGACCGGCAATCTCGAGACCTTTGGCCACGCAAAGGACGCAACGGCCCGCATCGTCGGCTACGAAACGGATGGCGTGACCAGCCATGTCCAGGTGGATGTCGTCGGCAAGCCGGTTTTGGTGACCCTGAATGCCGTGGGTGAGCACTGGGCCATGAATGTCGCCGCCGCCCTGCTGGCCGCGACGCAAAGCGGCGCAGCGGTTGCCGATTGCGCCGAGGCCCTGTCAGGTTACGCCCCGCCGCCCGGACGCGGCACGGCCGAGCGCCTCGCCCTGCCCGGCGGCGGCAGCTTTACGCTGATCGATGACGCCTACAACGCCAATCCTGGGTCCATGCGGGCCGCGCTTTCCTCATTGAAACAACGCGGTGCGGGCCGCCGGCTCGTTGCGCTGGGCGAAATGCTGGAAATTGGCGAAAGATCGGATGCGGAACATGCGGGCCTCGCCGAGGCGGTCGTGGCCACAGGCGCCGAAGGGGTATTCCTTGCGGGAGACAATATGACTCACCTGGCCGAGGCGCTGCCCTCAGACCTCCAGCAGGTATGGGCGCCCAGGGCCGACGAACTTTTTAATGCACTGGAAAATGCACTCCGGGATGGCGACGTGGTCTTGATCAAAGGCTCGAATGCATCCGGGATGGGAAGACTAGCAGACCGTCTGCGCCAATGGAGCGCGGCGGCGGACATGGGCAAGATGGTAAGCGGCACAGAAGGTGCTGCAGGGGTCAGTTGA
- a CDS encoding UDP-N-acetylmuramoyl-L-alanyl-D-glutamate--2,6-diaminopimelate ligase translates to MTCKLKDLFPDAPDGDIEITGMTADSRRVKPGYLFAALKGSATDGRQFIPDAIGKGAVAILSDAGAEGVSVAHIIDEEPRRALALAAKRFYNSQPEKVVAVTGTNGKSSTVDFCRQIWARAGIKSASMGTLGAIGPEGHIDVGHTTPDPVTIHETLAELVRQGVTHCAMEASSHGLEQHRLDGVDLSAVAFLNFTQDHLDYHQTMEEYLSAKLRLFRELGRPGLPAIVNADSEQCNDFEAAALGNLMPIVSFGWRGEDLWIDEIMPRATGQVLNLFWRDVEQKPLELPLIGEFQALNALAAAAICLSLGMEFDEVADGLAHLQPVKGRMEFVGKTETGAAVFVDYAHTPDGLDVLLRAVRPHTAGNLKVIFGCGGDRDARKRPLMGEIAARQADDVIVTDDNPRTEDAAGIRRQVLVGCPDAREIGDRAEAIRTVIAELKKGDTLVIAGKGHETGQIIGKEVHPFSDQDTARDALGAGRA, encoded by the coding sequence GTGACCTGCAAACTCAAAGACCTGTTCCCGGACGCGCCTGATGGCGACATCGAGATCACCGGCATGACGGCTGACAGCCGCCGCGTGAAGCCGGGCTACCTGTTCGCGGCCCTGAAGGGCAGCGCCACGGACGGACGCCAGTTTATTCCGGATGCCATCGGGAAGGGGGCGGTCGCCATCCTGTCCGATGCCGGGGCCGAAGGCGTGTCTGTTGCGCACATCATCGATGAAGAGCCGCGCCGCGCGCTCGCTCTGGCAGCGAAGCGTTTCTACAACTCGCAGCCCGAAAAAGTCGTGGCGGTGACCGGCACGAACGGAAAATCGTCCACGGTCGATTTCTGCCGCCAGATCTGGGCGCGGGCCGGAATCAAGTCTGCCTCCATGGGCACGCTCGGCGCCATCGGCCCGGAAGGCCATATCGATGTCGGTCATACGACGCCGGACCCCGTGACCATCCATGAGACGCTGGCAGAACTCGTCCGGCAGGGCGTGACCCATTGCGCGATGGAAGCCTCCAGCCACGGCCTCGAGCAGCACCGTCTCGACGGCGTGGACCTGTCTGCGGTTGCCTTCCTGAACTTCACGCAGGACCATCTCGACTATCACCAGACGATGGAAGAATACCTCTCCGCCAAGCTGCGCCTCTTCCGCGAGCTTGGACGCCCGGGCCTGCCGGCCATCGTCAATGCCGACTCCGAACAGTGCAATGATTTCGAGGCGGCCGCGCTCGGCAATCTGATGCCGATCGTGTCCTTCGGCTGGCGCGGTGAAGACCTCTGGATCGACGAGATCATGCCGCGCGCCACCGGTCAGGTGCTGAACCTGTTCTGGCGCGATGTCGAACAGAAGCCGCTGGAACTGCCGCTGATCGGGGAGTTCCAGGCGCTGAACGCTCTTGCCGCTGCCGCCATCTGCCTGTCGCTCGGCATGGAGTTCGACGAGGTCGCAGACGGTCTGGCGCATCTGCAGCCGGTCAAAGGCCGGATGGAGTTTGTCGGCAAGACCGAAACCGGCGCAGCCGTGTTCGTCGACTATGCCCACACGCCGGACGGGCTGGACGTGTTGCTGCGCGCTGTGCGCCCGCACACGGCCGGGAATCTCAAAGTCATCTTCGGATGCGGCGGGGACCGAGATGCCCGCAAGCGGCCGCTGATGGGTGAGATCGCTGCCCGGCAGGCCGATGACGTGATCGTGACGGATGACAATCCGCGGACGGAAGACGCCGCCGGGATCCGCAGGCAGGTGCTGGTTGGCTGTCCGGACGCTCGCGAGATCGGCGACCGGGCCGAAGCGATCCGCACGGTCATCGCAGAGCTCAAGAAAGGCGACACGCTCGTCATCGCCGGCAAGGGCCACGAAACCGGGCAGATCATCGGCAAGGAAGTTCATCCCTTCTCCGACCAGGATACGGCGCGCGACGCGCTGGGAGCGGGGCGTGCATGA